In the Helianthus annuus cultivar XRQ/B chromosome 11, HanXRQr2.0-SUNRISE, whole genome shotgun sequence genome, one interval contains:
- the LOC110890307 gene encoding tubby-like F-box protein 10, with protein sequence MSFRSIVRDVRDGFGSLSRRSFDVRLSGLHSRGKSQGSINDLHDTHPALIVQNSRWANLPPELLFDVIKRLEESESTWPARKHVVACAAVCRSWRSMCKEIVGTPESCGKLTFPVSLKQPGPRDVTIQCFIKRDKSNLTYHLFLCLSPAALLVENGKFLLSAKRTRRTTCTEYVISMDAENISRSSNTYIGKLRSNFLGTKFIIYDTQPPHSGANIPPPPGRSKRFYSKKVSPKVPSGSYDIAHITYELNVLGTRGPRRMHCVMHTIPASALEPGGIVPGQPDQLLPPRSLEDSFRSMSFSKSLDRSTEFSSSRFSEIMGAATSADVPDSEKSKLPLVLKNKSPRWHEQLQCWCLNFRGRVTIASVKNFQLIAALPAAGTSQSVPQPLPHPEHDKVILQFGKVGKDMFTMDYRYPLSAFQAFAICLSSFDTKLACE encoded by the exons ATGTCGTTTCGTAGCATAGTTCGTGATGTAAGAGACGGGTTCGGGAGTTTATCGAGGCGTAGTTTTGACGTGAGGTTATCGGGCCTTCATAGTAGAGGGAAATCGCAGGGTTCAATCAATGATTTACATGATACTCATCCAGCACTTATTGTTCAAAACAGTCGGTGGGCTAATCTCCCTCCCGAGCTTCTTTTCGATGTGATTAAGAGGTTAGAAGAGAGTGAAAGCACGTGGCCCGCAAGAAAACATGTTGTTGCTTGTGCTGCGGTTTGTAGGTCTTGGAGAAGCATGTGTAAGGAAATTGTTGGAACTCCGGAGTCTTGTGGGAAGCTTACGTTTCCGGTTTCTTTAAAGCAG cCTGGGCCACGTGATGTTACTATTCAATGTTTCATCAAGAGGGATAAATCAAACTTGACGTATCATCTTTTTCTGTGTCTTAGTCCAG CTGCTTTGCTGGTTGAAAACGGGAAGTTCTTGCTGTCTGCAAAGAGAACTCGAAGAACTACTTGTACTGAATATGTAATCTCAATGGATGCTGAAAACATTTCTAGATCAAGCAACACATATATCGGGAAGCTCAG GTCTAATTTTCTTGGGACAAAGTTCATAATTTATGATACACAGCCTCCACATTCCGGTGCCAATATCCCACCGCCACCTGGACGATCGAAACGATTTTATTCAAAGAAAGTCTCACCAAAAGTGCCAAGTGGCAGCTACGACATCGCTCACATCACCTATGAGCTTAACGTTCTCGGCACACGTGGCCCACGTAGGATGCACTGTGTCATGCACACGATTCCCGCCTCCGCTCTTGAACCAGGCGGCATCGTGCCAGGTCAGCCCGACCAACTCCTGCCGCCCCGCTCCCTGGAAGACTCTTTCCGTAGCATGTCCTTCTCAAAGTCACTCGACCGCTCAACCGAATTCAGCAGCTCTAGGTTTTCCGAGATCATGGGAGCCGCCACATCAGCCGACGTCCCGGATAGTGAAAAGTCAAAACTGCCCTTGGTCTTGAAAAACAAGTCGCCTAGGTGGCACGAACAGTTGCAATGTTGGTGTTTAAACTTTAGGGGACGCGTGACAATTGCTTCCGTCAAGAATTTCCAGTTGATTGCCGCACTGCCAGCCGCAGGAACATCGCAGTCAGTGCCACAACCGCTGCCGCATCCGGAGCATGATAAAGTGATACTGCAGTTCGGGAAAGTCGGGAAAGACATGTTTACGATGGATTATCGGTACCCGTTATCTGCGTTTCAAGCGTTTGCAATCTGTTTAAGCAGCTTTGACACCAAATTAGCCTGTGAATAG